The Pseudomonas cucumis sequence TCTTCAAGTGGTTCTCGGACTGGTGCTCGGCATCGTCTGCGGGCTGGCCCTTCCCGAATATTCCGCCCAGCTCAAACCTCTCGGCGACGGTTTCATCAAACTGATCAAGATGCTCATCGGGCTGATCGTGTTCTGCGTGGTAGTCAGCGGCATCAGCGGTGCCGGCGACTTGAAGAAGGTCGGACGCATCGGCCTGAAATCGGTGATCTACTTCGAAATACTGACCACCATCGCCTTGGTGATTGGCCTGGTGTTCGCCTTCACGACCGGCATCGGCAGCGGTGCGAACATTCACCTGGACCAGCTCTCCGCCGCCGACATTGGCGACATCGCCCAGCGCGGTCAGCACATGCAAACCACCACCCAGTTCCTGATGAATCTGATCCCGACTTCGGTGATCGGCGCCTTCGCGGAAAACAACATTCTGCAAGTCCTGCTGTTTTCGGTGCTGTTCGGCAGTGCGCTGAACCTGGTGGGCGAAGCGGCGTCGGGTATTTCCCGGCTGATCAATGAGCTGAGCCACGTGATCTTCCGCATCATGGGCATGATCGTGCGCCTGGCGCCGATCGGCGTATTCGGCGCCATCGCCTTCACCACCAGCAAATATGGCCTGGATTCGTTGCAGCATTTGGGTAGTCTGGTCGGTCTTTTCTACATGACCTGCGTGGCCTTCGTGGCACTGATTCTCGGCCTGGTGATGCGCCTTTCGGGCCTGAAGATGTGGCCGTTGCTCAAGTACCTGCGCGAAGAATTGCTGATTGTCATGGGCACCGCTTCTTCCGACGCCGTGCTGCCACAAATCATGCGCAAGCTTGAGCATCTGGGCATCGGCAGCTCCACGGTCGGGCTGGTGATTCCGAC is a genomic window containing:
- a CDS encoding C4-dicarboxylate transporter DctA — its product is MLRWCSRSIFLQVVLGLVLGIVCGLALPEYSAQLKPLGDGFIKLIKMLIGLIVFCVVVSGISGAGDLKKVGRIGLKSVIYFEILTTIALVIGLVFAFTTGIGSGANIHLDQLSAADIGDIAQRGQHMQTTTQFLMNLIPTSVIGAFAENNILQVLLFSVLFGSALNLVGEAASGISRLINELSHVIFRIMGMIVRLAPIGVFGAIAFTTSKYGLDSLQHLGSLVGLFYMTCVAFVALILGLVMRLSGLKMWPLLKYLREELLIVMGTASSDAVLPQIMRKLEHLGIGSSTVGLVIPTGYSFNLDGFSIYLTLAIVFIANATGTPLAMTDLLTILLVSLITSKGAHGIPGSALVILAATLTAIPAIPVVGLVLVLAVDWFMGIGRALTNLIGNCVATVAIARWEKDIDIQRAHKVLSGQQGYTFQPRKPVAPAHQQEF